A region of the Equus quagga isolate Etosha38 chromosome 11, UCLA_HA_Equagga_1.0, whole genome shotgun sequence genome:
CTTAAATTGTAAGTATCTTAAATAACCGACATGGAATCATCATACAACAGAATTCTATGCAATCATTAAAATGATATTGTAAGATTATATTAACTGGCCTGTGACTCTGCCTATGATATAcgtttaagtgaaaaaaaaatcaggtcacAGAAGATGATGGACAGCATGATCCAAACCTTTTACTAGACTCTGGCCCCTCCTACTGCTCTgccctcatctcccaccacttTCTCCCCTGCTCATCCAGCTCTAGCCGCCCGGGGCCTTGTGAGGTTTTCCAAACAGGCCAATCTCACTCCCACTGCAGGGCTTCTGTACTTGTTCTCTTAGCCTAGAATGTTTCCTCTCCAGCTCTTTGTGTGGCTGGCctcctcacttcattcaggtctgTTCTGATGTCACCTGCTCAGAGAAGCCTTACCTGGCCACTCTAGTGAATGCtactccccatcctcctccttgtCACTTCTCTATCCCCCTCCCTTGCTTACTTGTCTTCATAGCATCCACtactaaataaatacatttatttctttacttgtttattgtcttccttctgcTACTAGGTTGTAACCTCCACACAGGAAGTACTTAATAAGCATCTGGTAACTGACTGACGGAAGAACACACACCTATATAGATGGGAAGAATATTCACCAAATTGTGATTAATCTGTAGATGAGAGATGTGTGATACCTAATTTCTTTTCTATCctttcttgaaatttaaaaataaatacataatactTTTATgttcagaaaacaataaaaccatctgttttgaaaaataaaattttaccttcCTAATTTCGTTTCGTCTAAGCTCGTATTAAAAGCAATTTGTTCCCTTCAATTTGATATTTGAGGTTAGTGGCAGatgtgttttctgtatgtctgaaGACGACAGCCCAGGATTTACTTCTGCCCTGGATAAGGCTCAATAACTAAATGCTAATTGTGTAAGTTTTCATGCAAGacagacacacgcacactcacacaaaactaaaacaaaacccaaatcacAACAAAACCAAATCAGAATGCGAACATTGTTACCAGTGGCAGGCTCGCATGGAACCGGTGTGTAATATTTGGAGTACACTTCATCTTTTGGCCGATCAGGAAACACGTAGATAAGGTAATTTAGGTCCCCCAAGCGGTCAGCCAGGGACCGGATGGAGAAGTCTCTGGTGGTAAAAGGCATCAGATTCCAAAACATTCTCTCCTCTAGATCAATAAACAGAATAACCATATTCTAAACATGATTTCTGAACAGGAAGTCTTAAAaccaaaatatactacaaattaAAGCTCTCCATTAAAATAGTCCCAATAAaaatctccatttaaaaataaccacaggTTGGCGATCCAGTAGTTTTTAAAAGCCAGGGGTGGATAAGCAGGTAAGGCATATACCACCTTCCTAGGGACCCCATTATCTCAGGTAGTTTCAAGTTCAGATGGTATTTGTCCCTCTCTAGAAGAAACAGTTCTTGCTGACCCTGTACAACAGTATATGGAGAGACAGGAAGCACATCCACAGCCAGGGGACGTGTGAGAGCTATTAAAAGCTACTAAAACCTTCAAGCCGCAAAAAAACTAGTAAGCTGCTCTTTTCTTATTGTGAGGGTCAGAAGAAAGAACTAACATTCTTAGATGGAAATGATCAATGGCAACATCCTTATGCTAATTAGAATAAAggcataattaaaataatattacttcCAGTCTAAATGACTGCAAATCATCAAAATAATTCTTCACTGAAAGAAGTTTAAGGTTGAGTAATAAGAAGGCAAACATTTCAAAAGGGAAGCAGCTGAGATTTTGGAGAGAATTATTACAGGTAGCCATGTCAGTGTGACACATTTGTGTTTCTCAAAATTAGTAACTGCGTTTCTCATGATAAGATTGTACACAGGCTGCGTATTATTAGCAGCTGTCTCACGGTTAGACATCTGTGTCCCTTAATCAGTACTGGCCCCATAACAAGTATTCAAACTGTTTGTTAAAGTAATTTTGCGACAAAAGCAGCTAACTAGAGCCAAGACATGTCTTAAAAAGGGAGGGGCACTCACGAGAGTCAAATTTCCAAGCAATGGTGATGCCGCCGATTTCAGAGTCACTGAATCTCAGCAGGAAAGTCCCATCGGGCTTGTTAATGAGTAGGTCGTGGGCCTGTTGCTTGTTCACGAAACCCAAAATAGCCCTGGATCACAAAGCCAAAggagcagaagcagagtgtgATGTTTTAACACCAGAAAGAAACCGTACATACTCTATCGCTGACTTAGGAAATGACTATTCTCACCCATCATTCCAATGCGGCTTGAGATGTTTTTTTAACACTTCCATCACACCATCAAACCACTGCCAGAAAGTGTAATTCCGTCCTGGTAAATTCTCCTGGTTGGAGATACAACAATGAACACAAGAAGGCAACAGTAACACTTGGAACATGATCTGTATATACTTTAACtggaaaaattaaatggaaaacaaacatcTACGCTGTCAGAATCAGACAAATATACATGCCTGCCCGAGTTTTACCAAATGGTCCCACAACCaaaaaaccagagagaaaaagggggaataAGGGAAAATACTACAGGGCAATTATACCCCCCCACATCCCCCCCACCACCAGTGGACCCTGCTACACACTTTCCCCTGGATCTGGGCTGATGAGTCCTTTGCTGTCATTGATATGTGGTCTGTgaccagcagcagcacctgggagcttctgagaaatgcaaatttccagGTCCCATCTCAGACATAGTGAATAAGAGCCTGCATCTTAACAAGATGCCCAGGTGATCTATAAACCTGAACTGTATGAGATCACACGGTGAGGCCACAGAGATTGCTCCATCACACAGCTTTCACCAATAATTATCAGCAGAACTCGGTTATCTGATTCCATTGGAAGGCAGGAGCCTTAATGCAATGGCAAAGACAGACGGCCCAGGCCTCCTGCTTCCCGTCAAACAAACCTGTGACCACTAGCAAAGCTGCTGGCCAAGTGCTTAGCACACAACCGTTTAAAAGAGACTCAGAGACTATGAGATCTCTGAATTAGAGCACTTAAAATACTTGGGGGCGAGGGTGTAAGCAAAGAtacaaaaagttaaatttaaaatcaaagatgTGCCAGGTGACATCTGAATTACCCGAGGCTGGAGGACAAGTTTCCTACATCAGCACCCCCTCTTGTGGGTTGAGGGTCCCATGGGAGCTGGCTTGCATTACACATCAGGGGACATCAGAGAGTCAGTGGGACAGAGCCATGGAGCTCTGATCATCACATAAGCTTGACTTCTCATGAGTTACGTTACCACCTGCTTTGCTCAGTTTCCTTTATAAAGGACGAAAATGCACTAGCTGTGCACAAAGCCCAATTTACTTCAATATTCAAAGAtgtaattttctccataaaaatgTAGTGGTCCACCTCTTCAAAGCTTCCTGTTACTCTGGGCACATTGTCTGAGAGACAGGAAGAAcaagggcctggggcagggagccTCCCGAGGCAGCTGGTTTGGAGGGACTGATCTAAGAGCAGCTGGCAGCGGGTCCCTCACCCTGTTGAACTGGGACCAGGACACGGACATGCTGTTGTAGTCCTCcaggtggctgctgctgctgttgaaCAGCTTCTGCGCCAGGAACACGAGGTTCTCCTTGGTCAGGCCTCGGTTGCTCTGCACTTCGGCCTTGAATTTCATGTTGAGGGCTTCACACAGCTGCGGCCACAGCACTTTGTCGGGCACGGCAAATGGCACCCTGCCCTGAGAGCGAGGGAAGCCAGAATTTAGGAGAAAATAGTCGCATGATTTATTCCCTCCACTCAAAGGAAAAACACTGATAGCTGGAAGTCGTTAAGACGTTTGTCTTGCTGAGCCTGAGGATAAATTCAAACTTTCTTGGGGTATGCAGTTGTGTGAAATTCAGAAGGTTCCACTTTGCCTTCTTCCCACATAACTTAGAAGGTAACCTCAGGCTATCTAGGGTGTTCTGTAAATAAGCTGCTGAACGTACCGTCCCATCCTGTGTTCTAACCAGCCACGAAAACAAAACATGACCACCGTCTGGCTCTTACACTGTCAACTCAATGGGAACAGAAAGCTAAAAGGCTGGCTCTCtaggtacagagagagagaatgtgtgtgtgctcATACACGTGTGTGCACAAGCGCAATCCTCACCCTTGACACCTTCTGCCAAGACCTCTAGCTCAAAGGGAAACAACTTAGTATGGAAGAGTGGAAACTATGAGTTGGATGGCTTTATTGAGAAACAGGCtagaatatgattttttaatactGCCTTTCACCCGTTCAGCCATagcacttcattttatttatcataaaaaatttattgaataagcGATCTCCTTAACaggatataaaatttaaagagcAGAGAAGGGTATACAGTGAAGTCACTATCCTATCCTGTTCCCCCAGCAGCCCAAAGGCATGTAAGCTAGTTTCTTCTGTACACCTCCAAAGACTTCTATGCGTGCCAgcaaataaatataacttttcctttttaaaaatataaataggagCATAAAATCCATATGTTCTgcatctctcttttttcacttaatgctATATCTGGGAGACCTCACATCAGCACATAAGgaaattcctcattttcttttgtggctGCTAAATATTCTACAGTATGGAAGAACAAGAATATATTTAACTAGATCCCCACAGTCGGATATGTACGTATCAGCCTTCCAAACAACGCTGCAGTGTACTTATATGTTTGACACATAAGCTAACATATCTGTAAATTTCcacaagtatatatttattttaaaacagcataAGATGTACATTAGtcattaaaataactaaaaatgttaaaatgtttatttagacaAGATACTTTAGCAATGACATGTTGCAGGACATGTCTAAGTTACATGGGGAGTGAGAACTGTGGATAGGCAGGGAAGGAAACGAGAGAAGATGATGCAATTCTATCCAGGAGGCTTATCAGGACATGATGTATGcagatgttttttaaaaggagTCTCAAACTCAGGGTTTGTAGCATAAGCATGGTAGAATTTCTGCTAAACATCTCACCTTTGCAGCAAAAATATTGTTCTCTAAAGAGGACTATTGAGAATGCTAAgtaagactctttttttttttttttaaaagattttattttttcctttttctccccaaagccccccggtacacagttgtatattcttccttgtgggtccttctagttgtggcatgtgggacgctgcctcagcgtggtttgatgagcagtgccaagtccgcacccaggattcgaaccaacgaaacactgggccgcctgcagcagagcgcgcgaacttaaccactcggccacggggccagcccctaagtaaGACTCTTAACATGAGAGTCACATTCAAGAAGGACATACTTTCATGTCCTGAATAAACAACTATACCCTTTTATCACGCTTTTATGGACTAAGCTTTACTGGAAATACGCAACACGTAGAATTTCGCCTAGGGAAATGTTTAGAAAATGCCCATTAAGCAGCGCACTAGTGGTATTCAGATAGTATGCGGGTGCATAAACCCACAGGATCATATTTGCTCCTTTAGACAAAGCATCTCATTCTTCATGAGAGACCCGCGATGAATCACAAAatctaaaatttggaaaagacaTTAAATGTCACCCTCATTTATTGTTAGGAAGAAGACAGGAAGCAACTTGTAAGCTAAAGTAACTTCCTGAGAGGTCTAACCTCTAAAAGGAAACTGGGAGTCCCAAATTCCATTCAGGGTTTCAcccaagaatttaaaataatatttactattgACTATGTGTCAAGCATTTCGCACGTTACCTAATTTAATCTTCCTAACACCACCACGGAGCATTATTATCCCTGTGTTGCAGACACTTCCGGGAAACTTAAGCTCAGACAGGTAAAGAGAATTTCCCATGGTCACAGAGTGAGGAAATGGTGGAGCTTGAATTCAGACCTTGGCCTGACTTTAAGGTCATGCTCTTTCCATTTTCCACATCCTCTTTATTCTGCCTCCTGCTAaggaaaacagcatttttttctatgcttttttgGGGGATAACACATGAAAAAGATTCATGTTTACATCAAGTTCTTAAGACCCGCAGGCCCAAGGAATCCACTTACAGGCTCTGCAAAGGCATTGTCCCAGAGAACAGTGGCCGTTGCGTTGTTGTCCTGGCTGCCATGGACAATCACCACCACCGGGAGGGACAGGGTCTAGAAAGACACAGGAGAAGGGCTCAGTGTCCACAGCCacactttcttcccctttccctttttttctatcACAATACGTTCATTCTCCCTTCAAGCTTCAGTAAATGTCACCCTCAGGTACAGAATCTGAAAGGCTCCAGGAATAACATGACTTTTCACATTGGCACACTCTTAGAAATTTTTGCTTGCTTGATTGattcatttttgctgaggaagatgcaacctgagctaacatctgtgccaatcttcctctttttgctgaggaaggagcatcctgagctaacgtctgtgccaatttgcctctgttttgtatgtaggtcactgccacagcatggctgaagagtggtgcaggtctgtgcccaggatccgaatccacgaacccaggctgccaaagcagagcatgccaaacttaaccactacatcaagAGGCGGGctcaattttacatattttaaaagagatgttGCTTAGATACTTCTGAAGGATGGAATACGTTTCTGAAAGCTACATGGAGTacgagagagaaaagagaaagagtatgGAGACATTTCTGGGAAAAAATAGCAAGTAACCAATGTCTAAAACTATAACCGTAACTCAAACTCATTTCTCTTGATTCCTTCTCCACCTGTATCTCCAACTATTCCAGTTTGTTATAATTTGTTCGTATCTTAAGAGAATCTAAGAATCTAAGTTCTAAGGAGGAGGTCTCCTCACTTTCTGTTCATCAATAATCAAACAGAAGAGACTATGTGATCAAAACGATTCTTTTGTGACATAAAGTACgtacatacgtacacacacacacacaactgaggGAGGCCTTTACCTTGACTTGAAAAACCAGCTCATTTCCACCAATACTGAACTGTGATTCAAACAGGATTGTAAATTTCTCTTCTGTCACTGACTCTGCTCCACGACGGTCAGACCTCTTAATTCGTTTCAGGGactgcaaaggagaaaaataagacgAAGAACCCCTCAAACAACTGGGGAAAGTTTGTCTTTGCTCTTCTCCCATCCTCACCATGTTCCTGAAGTGGGCGCTGAGGGTGCCGGTGGCCTGGTGATACTCCATCACGCAGCAGTTGTTCAGGATCTCTCCACTGTAATCACTGCAAGTCAGAGAGACTCAGCTCTAATCCCACAGCGTCTCAGCCCCACAGGGAGAAAACATATTTGGGATAGAGGACGTAAGAAGGTTGTTAAAAACTTAGATCACTTACAGGAAATGTTagttacataaaatatacaagaaataaatatacataaaatacacaAGAAGTTTCCTTGGATGTATCCCTATTAAATGACACAAAATCATAACTGCTTCATAGAAAAACCCCTTTATAGTCTGAGAGCCAAAGAGGCCAGAAGGGCTAATGGGGTTCCCACACTGAAACAGCTGAGACCAGAAAGCTTCTTAGAGAATCTTTGTCTTTCTATGGCAAGGACTCGAaaagaggagggggtggggggaggggcacgtACTTGCGGGTGTTCTCGTTCTTGAGCAGTGACTTGGCCTGCTGCTCACTGATGATGGTGGCCTTCACCTGGGGGGGGGTTCATGTGCACGTTCAGCTTCCCGCCCACCAGCAGGCGCACAGTGGCTGCGAACTTGGTCTGGGTCTTCAGGACCTGAGGGGGCTGCTTCTCGATGATGAATGTGCTGTGGGAACACAAGTGACCAGATGCTGCCTCAGGGGACTGCGCTCTGGTCCCTCTGCATGGGGAGGCTGCCTCAGCGGGTGACTTAGGAGCCCGTGTCGCAGCCCCTGTTCCCAGGGAGGCTGCTGAGAGTCGGGGGAGATAGCGAGAGGGGAGGCAGTGAAATGACCTCAGCAGCTGGCACGGGCTGCAGGGGACGAGGGCAGCCCTTGTAGTGTCCACAAGAGAAAATGGGCAAGGTCAACACCAAGAGGCCACAGCAGCTGGGGACGGAGGGGGTTGAGGgtgtgaggcagagagagacaaggaCTCAAGCGAGAGTTCCCATCTGCaaagcacccctccctcccccaggccaacCACATGGGGGGCTGGGTGTGGCCAAGACGCAGCCATCACCTGGTCACCAGGGCCGAGATGATGTCTGTGATGGTGGCATTGACCTCGGCCAGCATCTCCTCCACGGGGCCGGGGATGGGCAGCTGCTGGCAGAGGTGCTCAGCTCTGCGGATCTGCTGCCGGTTCTGCCAGATGATCTCGGCCAACTTCTCACACCTgcacagcagccccagggccaACGGGAGGACAATGGCTTCACCCCCATGTCCCACGCCAGAGGTGGGAGGCTCCCAGGCTGGGGAGAACCCCCAACACCCAGCTCCACCCTTCCCCAGGAAGACTCATGCCTTAGCCACCACTCTACCCACTGAGCGAGCAGACCTGCCCTGCCTTCTGGAGACACAGAGAAACACAGCAGGAGTCGCCCTGATTTGGGCCCCACCAGCATGCCCATCACTCTAcacacccagccctgccctgctccccaacACAGTGATTCCTTCCCAGGGAAGACGGTGTGATCTGGGGGCATCAAAGTCTGTATGAGGAACTGGAACCACTGGTGAAATAAGACCTGTCCCACGACAGAGCGAGCCCACTGCACACGAAAATGCAGGAGGCAGAACAAGCAGCTGGTGGCACCACATTGAGCCCCTGCCCGGCCCCGcctgccctccctgcctgcctcccccacaccCATTACCAGGACTGGAGCACGTCCAGGCTGCCCTCGGGGGGCCCTCCATTCCCGGccagctgctgccgccgcttccaCTGGATCAGTTCGTCATCCAGAATGATGGTCTGCTGCTTCCGCAGCAGCTGCAGGGTCTTCTGGTGCTTCTCGGCCAGCTCCtgagggaggtggggacagcAGGCCCTTCTGGGCTCCCAGACAACAACCTGCAGGCCCTCACTAAGGAGGCGGGCCCGGGACCAGGCCCCAGGCACACGCTTTGCTCCGGCCCAGACCTGCTCTGCTGCACATGCCCCCACAGGAAAGAGAGATCTGGCCTCCTGTTCTCCCAGGTcctgctctcttcctggctctaGCCCCATTCCGGCCCCCTGGACAGCCCGGGATGTGGACCTCCgggcctgggaggagagggaCGCAGACCCCACTCACCACGCGGTACTGCTGCAGCGTCTGGGCCTCGCGCTGCAGCCAGGCCTCCAGGGACACCTGCTTCTGCTGGAGGGCCGTCTCCCGGCTCAGACGCTCCTGCGGGTTCAGCTGGGCCAGCTGGGCAAACTGAGCTGGAGGAGGGACAGGATACCCATGACCacggcctccagcctccagcaagAAGCCCAGAGGAACCACACACACCTGTTCTGGAGACAAGGCCTTCAAGGGGACACATCTGACCAGGGGCAAGTTGGGGTTCTAGCCGCCAAGGGTGCCCAGAGCTGCGTGGGCTCTGCTCCCTGGCCTCCCGGCTCTGAGCTCCCCTCCAGGGAGTGGGGAGACAGAAGCTTGGGGTACAGCCGAGGACAATCCTGCCCTGCGGCCTTCCATCCCACCCGAGCCCACCCAGCTGGCTGCCCAGCCCTCCTCACGCCACACGGGGGTCTGGATGGGAGCCACGCTGCCTGGTTTGAAGTGTGCCCTCGCTGTTTACTAGATGGGTGATCTCGGGCACATCGctctcctgtgcctcagtttccccatgtgaaAAACAGGAGAACCACAGCACCTGCTCAGTGAGTGCTGTGAGGAGTAAACAAGCGATGAGCCAGAAAATGCTCAAGAGAATGCCCGGCATGTGCAGCTCTGGGTGAGAGTCAGTCCTTCGCGGTTAATGGGTTACAGGACGGCATTAAAGGGTGACGGAGACGGCAGCTGCCCCGCCCCACCTCACACGGCAAAGCATCAGCGGGAAGGCCCCGCTCCGCTGCTCCGTCCCATTTCCCGGAGCACACCAGCCCCTCCTCGGGGAAGAAGGCGTCTCTCCAGGTGCCGGCAGGGGCCTCACATGTCTGTCCAGGCTGGGCCCCCTCGAGGCCAGACGGCcagccaggagagaggg
Encoded here:
- the STAT5B gene encoding LOW QUALITY PROTEIN: signal transducer and activator of transcription 5B (The sequence of the model RefSeq protein was modified relative to this genomic sequence to represent the inferred CDS: deleted 1 base in 1 codon), producing the protein MAVWIQAQQLQGEALHQMQALYGQHFPIEVRHYLSQWIESQAWDSIDLDNPQENIKATQLLEGLVQELQKKAEHQVGEDGFLLKIKLGHYATQLQNTYDRCPMELVRCIRHILYNEQRLVREANNGTSPAGSLADAMSQKHLQINQTFEELRLVTQDTENELKKLQQTQEYFIIQYQESLRIQAQFAQLAQLNPQERLSRETALQQKQVSLEAWLQREAQTLQQYRVELAEKHQKTLQLLRKQQTIILDDELIQWKRRQQLAGNGGPPEGSLDVLQSWCEKLAEIIWQNRQQIRRAEHLCQQLPIPGPVEEMLAEVNATITDIISALVTSTFIIEKQPPQVLKTQTKFAATVRLLVGGKLNVHMNPPQVKATIISEQQAKSLLKNENTRNDYSGEILNNCCVMEYHQATGTLSAHFRNMSLKRIKRSDRRGAESVTEEKFTILFESQFSIGGNELVFQVKTLSLPVVVIVHGSQDNNATATVLWDNAFAEPGRVPFAVPDKVLWPQLCEALNMKFKAEVQSNRGLTKENLVFLAQKLFNSSSSHLEDYNSMSVSWSQFNRENLPGRNYTFWQWFDGVMEVLKKHLKPHWNDGAILGFVNKQQAHDLLINKPDGTFLLRFSDSEIGGITIAWKFDSQERMFWNLMPFTTRDFSIRSLADRLGDLNYLIYVFPDRPKDEVYSKYYTPVPCEPATAKAVDGYVKPQIKQVVPEFVSASADSAGGSATYMDQAPSPAVCPQAHYNMYPQNPDPVLDTDGDFDLDDTMDVARRVEELLGRPMDSQWIPHAQS